One genomic segment of Stenotrophomonas sp. 704A1 includes these proteins:
- a CDS encoding macrolide family glycosyltransferase — protein MSHIAFINIGMHGYINPTLPVVAELVRRGHSVTYHTSPAFAGKIEATGARVCLYAGTDLAVPEPPIPLAMMAGLGRTAVALLPGVLADLRAARPDLVVHGAACPWGAVAARELGVPAAATFTTFAFNARTPSPTRLSWPLLQAAARYPALALDYLRARMTLQRTYHADTLPLLDLMNARGGLNLVFTTPDFQPDGAGFDASYRFVGASVGARPVDVPFDVQVHESPLVYVSLGTVFDAGPALLRTLAEALSPLAGTVVVATGQVDPDALAAAGANVIVRRSVPQLQVLRHAALFVTHGGMNSVNEAMAAGVPVLVIPQGADQPMVARRVCDVGAGLALGKEEVDVATVQRLARRILADPRFREAADAQRGSHLSAGGAARAADEIETFVSRGVPRPTRND, from the coding sequence ATGAGCCACATCGCCTTCATCAACATCGGCATGCACGGCTACATCAACCCGACACTTCCGGTCGTGGCCGAGCTGGTGCGCCGCGGCCACAGTGTGACCTATCACACCTCGCCAGCGTTCGCCGGGAAGATCGAAGCCACCGGCGCACGGGTCTGCCTGTACGCGGGAACCGATCTTGCCGTGCCCGAGCCGCCGATCCCTCTGGCGATGATGGCGGGGCTGGGCCGTACAGCGGTGGCCCTGCTGCCCGGCGTCCTGGCCGACCTGCGCGCTGCGCGCCCCGACCTGGTCGTGCACGGCGCGGCCTGCCCCTGGGGCGCGGTGGCAGCGCGGGAACTCGGGGTGCCGGCCGCCGCCACCTTCACCACGTTTGCGTTCAATGCCCGCACCCCCAGCCCGACGCGTCTCTCATGGCCGCTGCTGCAGGCAGCGGCCCGCTACCCCGCACTGGCCCTGGATTACCTGCGGGCACGGATGACGCTGCAGCGCACCTATCACGCCGACACCCTGCCGCTGCTGGACCTGATGAACGCACGCGGGGGACTGAACCTGGTCTTCACCACCCCGGACTTCCAGCCCGACGGTGCCGGCTTTGATGCCTCCTATCGATTCGTCGGCGCCAGTGTCGGCGCGCGGCCCGTGGATGTTCCGTTCGATGTGCAGGTGCATGAGTCGCCGCTGGTCTACGTCTCGCTGGGAACCGTCTTCGATGCCGGCCCGGCACTGCTGCGGACGCTCGCCGAGGCGCTTTCGCCGCTGGCCGGCACCGTGGTCGTTGCAACGGGGCAGGTCGATCCGGACGCGCTCGCCGCGGCGGGCGCGAACGTGATCGTGCGCAGGTCGGTGCCGCAACTGCAGGTGCTGCGGCATGCCGCGCTGTTTGTGACCCATGGCGGGATGAACAGCGTCAACGAGGCCATGGCTGCGGGCGTGCCGGTGCTGGTGATCCCTCAGGGGGCCGATCAGCCGATGGTCGCGCGCCGGGTCTGCGACGTGGGCGCAGGCTTGGCGCTGGGCAAGGAGGAGGTGGACGTCGCGACCGTGCAGCGGCTGGCACGCCGGATCCTGGCCGATCCGCGCTTCAGGGAGGCTGCGGACGCACAACGCGGCTCCCATCTGTCGGCAGGCGGTGCAGCGCGGGCAGCAGATGAAATCGAAACGTTTGTTTCCCGAGGCGTGCCTCGGCCGACCAGGAACGATTAG